The following coding sequences lie in one Aquabacterium olei genomic window:
- a CDS encoding high-potential iron-sulfur protein, which yields MTSRRQFMFTVVPAVAALSAVSTAVRAADRVDEKDPAAVGLGYKHDATKVDAKKYANYKAGAVCGNCQFYQGKPSDAWAGCPLLAGKQVNGKGWCSGYVKKA from the coding sequence ATGACCAGCCGTCGTCAATTCATGTTCACCGTCGTGCCCGCCGTCGCCGCCTTGTCGGCCGTCAGCACCGCCGTCCGCGCCGCCGACCGCGTCGACGAAAAAGACCCCGCCGCCGTGGGCCTCGGCTACAAGCACGACGCCACCAAGGTCGACGCCAAGAAGTACGCGAACTACAAGGCCGGTGCCGTGTGCGGCAACTGCCAGTTCTACCAGGGCAAGCCGTCCGACGCCTGGGCGGGCTGCCCGCTGCTGGCTGGCAAGCAGGTCAACGGCAAGGGATGGTGCTCGGGCTACGTGAAGAAGGCCTGA
- a CDS encoding MerR family transcriptional regulator, producing MNEDLHWQDDAAVPRYRSSAAARMVNIPVATLRVWERRYRVVGPSQAPSGHRLYSSQDVRRLVLIKQLVDQGNGIGMLARLDTARLQAMVDEVAGVAATLSAPPSAPDSRPDAMRVLLLGSGFTPRHVHALQGVAGAHIVAHLGDGADTELTARGVQADAVLVEVGALHMDTAQRLWRLARVVGARHQIVVYGFASTQVLESLRVRSAVLRRAPLTPDEWASLLHDELRSWQSLADATPTLAQLAPPPRFDADALYTLTQAMPRVACECPQHLAQLITLLGQFETYSADCESRQPADVTLHAYLFRVAGQARALMEDALATVARAEGVPLPAPARAAARGEAAS from the coding sequence ATGAACGAAGACCTCCATTGGCAGGACGATGCCGCCGTGCCCCGCTACCGCAGCAGTGCCGCCGCCCGGATGGTCAACATCCCGGTGGCGACCCTGCGCGTGTGGGAGCGCAGATACCGCGTCGTGGGCCCGAGCCAGGCACCTTCCGGCCATCGACTGTATTCAAGCCAGGACGTGCGCCGTTTGGTGTTGATCAAGCAACTGGTGGATCAGGGCAACGGCATCGGCATGCTGGCCCGCCTGGACACCGCCCGGCTGCAGGCCATGGTCGATGAAGTGGCGGGTGTGGCGGCCACGCTCTCGGCGCCGCCCTCTGCGCCGGACAGCCGGCCGGACGCCATGCGGGTGCTGCTGCTGGGCAGCGGCTTCACGCCGCGGCACGTGCACGCCCTGCAGGGCGTGGCCGGCGCCCACATCGTGGCGCACCTGGGCGATGGCGCCGACACCGAACTGACCGCGCGCGGCGTGCAGGCCGATGCGGTGCTGGTGGAGGTCGGTGCGCTGCACATGGACACGGCCCAGCGGCTGTGGCGACTGGCGCGGGTGGTGGGGGCCCGGCACCAGATCGTGGTGTACGGCTTTGCCTCCACGCAGGTGCTGGAATCGCTGCGGGTGCGCTCCGCCGTGCTGCGGCGCGCGCCCTTGACGCCGGATGAGTGGGCCTCCCTGCTGCATGACGAGTTGCGCAGCTGGCAGAGCCTGGCCGACGCCACCCCGACGCTGGCGCAACTCGCACCGCCGCCCCGCTTCGATGCCGATGCCCTGTACACACTGACCCAGGCCATGCCCCGTGTGGCATGTGAATGCCCGCAGCACCTGGCCCAGCTCATCACGCTGCTGGGACAGTTCGAAACCTACAGCGCCGATTGCGAGAGCCGCCAGCCGGCCGACGTGACGCTGCACGCCTATCTGTTCCGGGTGGCGGGCCAGGCGCGGGCGCTGATGGAGGACGCGCTGGCCACCGTCGCGCGCGCCGAAGGGGTGCCGCTGCCTGCGCCGGCCCGGGCCGCTGCGCGGGGTGAGGCCGCCTCGTGA
- a CDS encoding SDR family NAD(P)-dependent oxidoreductase codes for MSTLSWGEGLAVVVGATGGIGAALLDRLNAEWGEAAVIGLSRRGEPALDLLDEARIAATAAHVQAASVARGRPLRLVVDATGFLHGEGMQPEKSWRQLDARHMAHAFAINAIGPALLMKHFLPLLPREGGSVFATLSAKVGSIGGNRLGGWYSYRASKAALNQLVRTASVELARGRPQAVCVALHPGTVDTGLSASFAKTGLTVHTPEQAAQNLCAVLRGLTPADNGGFLDWQGQPLPW; via the coding sequence GTGAGCACGCTGTCCTGGGGTGAGGGGCTCGCCGTGGTCGTCGGGGCCACCGGTGGCATCGGCGCGGCCTTGCTCGATCGCCTGAACGCCGAGTGGGGCGAGGCGGCCGTCATCGGCCTGAGCCGCCGGGGCGAGCCCGCGCTCGACCTGCTGGACGAGGCCCGCATTGCTGCGACGGCGGCCCACGTGCAGGCCGCGTCCGTGGCGCGCGGGCGTCCGCTGCGGCTGGTGGTGGATGCGACCGGTTTTCTGCATGGCGAGGGCATGCAGCCCGAGAAATCGTGGCGGCAGCTGGACGCGCGCCACATGGCGCATGCCTTTGCCATCAACGCCATCGGCCCGGCACTGCTGATGAAGCACTTCCTGCCGCTGCTGCCGCGCGAGGGCGGCAGTGTGTTCGCCACCCTGTCGGCCAAGGTCGGCAGCATCGGGGGCAACCGGCTGGGTGGGTGGTACAGCTACCGCGCATCGAAAGCGGCGTTGAACCAGCTGGTGCGCACGGCTTCGGTCGAACTGGCGCGCGGCCGGCCGCAGGCGGTGTGCGTGGCGCTTCACCCGGGCACGGTGGACACCGGTCTGTCGGCCTCGTTTGCGAAGACGGGGCTGACCGTGCACACCCCCGAACAGGCCGCGCAGAACCTGTGTGCGGTTCTGCGCGGGCTGACGCCGGCCGACAACGGCGGCTTTCTGGACTGGCAGGGGCAGCCCTTGCCCTGGTGA
- a CDS encoding ABC transporter ATP-binding protein, with amino-acid sequence MLSWFENLVHPYPDAPPKAPPRGFLAFVWAATAGMRPWLLGMTLLTAAIAAFEAMLFNMLGSIVDWLSTTPPAELWSASRGKLLLLAAILIASPLAVWVQTLLKHQTLAGNFPMKLRWQFHRHMLGQSMSFYQDEFAGRVATKVMQTALAVRDCCFVVGDILVFTMVYFLTMTAVVGGFDAWLLLPFLGWFTLYGLAVWYFVPRLSRVARAQADARSLMTGRITDAYTNIATVKLFSHGQREASYARSAMQEFMKTVHGQMRLVSGFEVVNHALSMLLILSTSGIALWLWTQGEVGIGAVAAATAMALRLNGISHWMMWEMASLFEHIGTIQDGINTLARAPTVVDAPDARPLTVPAGDIRFEQVGFHYGGDRKVIDHLNLHIRPGEKIGLVGRSGAGKSTIVNLLLRFYDVEHGRILIDGQDIAHVTQDSLREHIGMVTQDTSLLHRSVRENILYGRPDATDDDMVRAAHKAEAHDFIATLSDPAGRTGYDAHVGERGVKLSGGQRQRIAIARVMLKDAPILLLDEATSALDSEVEAAIQASLYRLMEGKTVVAIAHRLSTIAAMDRLIVLDQGRIVEEGDHATLLAQGGLYARLWAHQSGGFLGEDIEDGDSQTEPATGT; translated from the coding sequence GTGCTGAGCTGGTTCGAGAACCTCGTCCACCCCTACCCCGACGCCCCTCCCAAAGCCCCGCCACGGGGCTTTCTTGCCTTTGTGTGGGCGGCCACGGCCGGCATGCGCCCCTGGCTGCTGGGTATGACGCTGCTGACGGCGGCCATCGCGGCCTTCGAAGCGATGCTGTTCAACATGCTCGGCAGCATCGTCGACTGGCTGAGCACCACGCCGCCGGCCGAGCTGTGGTCGGCGTCGCGCGGCAAGTTGCTGCTGCTGGCCGCCATCCTGATTGCCAGCCCACTGGCCGTGTGGGTGCAGACGCTGCTCAAGCACCAGACGCTGGCCGGCAACTTCCCGATGAAGCTGCGCTGGCAGTTCCACCGCCACATGCTCGGCCAGAGCATGTCGTTCTACCAGGACGAGTTCGCCGGTCGCGTGGCCACCAAGGTGATGCAGACCGCGCTGGCCGTGCGCGACTGCTGCTTCGTCGTCGGCGACATCCTCGTCTTCACGATGGTCTACTTCCTGACCATGACGGCGGTGGTCGGCGGCTTCGACGCCTGGCTGCTGTTGCCCTTCCTTGGCTGGTTCACGCTCTATGGCCTGGCCGTGTGGTACTTCGTGCCGCGCCTGAGCCGCGTGGCGCGTGCCCAGGCCGATGCCCGTTCGCTGATGACCGGCCGCATCACCGACGCGTACACCAACATCGCCACCGTCAAGCTGTTCTCGCACGGGCAGCGTGAGGCCTCGTACGCCCGCTCCGCCATGCAGGAGTTCATGAAGACCGTGCACGGCCAGATGCGCCTGGTCAGCGGCTTCGAGGTCGTCAACCACGCGCTGAGCATGCTGCTCATCCTGTCCACCTCCGGCATCGCGCTGTGGCTGTGGACGCAGGGCGAGGTCGGCATCGGCGCGGTGGCAGCCGCCACGGCCATGGCGCTGCGGCTCAACGGCATCTCGCACTGGATGATGTGGGAGATGGCCAGCCTGTTCGAGCACATCGGCACCATCCAGGACGGCATCAACACGCTCGCGCGTGCGCCCACCGTGGTCGACGCACCGGACGCCCGGCCGCTGACCGTGCCCGCTGGCGACATCCGCTTCGAGCAGGTCGGCTTCCACTACGGCGGCGACCGCAAGGTGATCGACCATCTGAACCTGCACATACGCCCCGGCGAGAAGATCGGTCTGGTCGGCCGCTCGGGCGCGGGCAAGTCCACCATCGTCAACCTGCTGCTGCGCTTCTACGACGTCGAGCATGGCCGCATCCTGATCGATGGCCAGGACATCGCCCACGTGACCCAGGACAGCCTGCGTGAGCACATCGGCATGGTCACGCAGGACACCTCGCTGCTGCACCGCTCGGTGCGCGAGAACATCCTCTATGGCCGCCCGGACGCCACCGACGACGACATGGTGCGGGCCGCGCACAAGGCCGAGGCGCACGACTTCATCGCCACGCTGAGTGACCCGGCCGGCCGCACGGGCTACGACGCCCACGTGGGCGAACGTGGCGTGAAGCTCTCGGGCGGGCAGCGCCAGCGCATCGCCATCGCCCGCGTGATGCTGAAGGACGCGCCCATCCTGCTGCTCGATGAAGCGACCAGCGCGCTCGATTCCGAGGTCGAGGCTGCCATCCAGGCCAGCCTGTACCGCTTGATGGAAGGCAAGACGGTGGTGGCCATCGCCCACCGGCTGTCGACGATCGCGGCCATGGATCGCCTCATCGTGCTCGACCAGGGCCGCATCGTCGAGGAAGGCGACCACGCGACGCTGCTGGCCCAGGGGGGGCTGTATGCGCGGCTGTGGGCGCATCAGAGCGGCGGCTTCCTCGGCGAAGACATCGAGGACGGCGACAGCCAGACCGAACCGGCCACCGGAACCTGA
- the ppk2 gene encoding polyphosphate kinase 2 produces MSPAPLDPDLLRRLQEDVIDSYDEELEMEVDDRILDGPGDQTAEAREDRRRYFRELFRLQGELVKLQDWVVHTGQRVVVLFEGRDAAGKGGAIKRITQRLNPRVCRVAALPAPNDREKTQWYFQRYVAHLPAAGEIVLFDRSWYNRAGVERVMGFCSDDELEEFFRSVPEFEKMLVRSGIRVIKYWFSISDEEQNARFLARIHDPLKQWKLSPMDLESRRRWEAYTRAKEIMLERTHIPEAPWWVVQAVDKKRARLNVIHHLLDHFDYVEVPHKPVQLPPRMRHEDYARQPVPASLYVPEIY; encoded by the coding sequence ATGTCGCCTGCTCCCCTTGATCCCGACCTGCTGCGCCGCCTGCAGGAAGACGTCATCGACAGCTACGACGAAGAGCTGGAGATGGAGGTCGACGACCGCATCCTCGACGGCCCGGGCGACCAGACCGCCGAGGCCCGAGAGGACCGCCGCCGCTATTTCCGCGAGCTGTTCCGCCTGCAGGGCGAACTCGTCAAGCTGCAGGACTGGGTGGTGCACACCGGGCAGCGCGTGGTCGTCCTGTTCGAAGGGCGGGATGCCGCGGGCAAGGGGGGGGCCATCAAGCGCATCACGCAGCGCCTGAACCCGCGCGTGTGCCGCGTGGCCGCCCTGCCCGCCCCGAACGACCGCGAAAAAACGCAGTGGTACTTCCAGCGCTACGTGGCGCATCTGCCAGCCGCCGGCGAGATCGTGCTGTTCGACCGCAGCTGGTACAACCGCGCTGGCGTCGAGCGCGTGATGGGCTTCTGCAGCGACGACGAGCTGGAAGAGTTCTTCCGCTCGGTGCCCGAGTTCGAGAAGATGCTGGTGCGCAGCGGCATCCGCGTCATCAAATACTGGTTCTCGATCTCGGACGAGGAGCAGAACGCACGCTTTCTGGCCCGCATCCACGACCCGCTCAAACAGTGGAAGCTCAGCCCGATGGACCTGGAGAGCCGTCGCCGCTGGGAGGCCTACACGCGCGCCAAAGAGATCATGCTGGAGCGCACCCACATCCCCGAGGCACCGTGGTGGGTGGTGCAGGCCGTGGACAAGAAGCGTGCCCGCCTCAACGTGATCCACCACCTGCTGGACCATTTCGACTATGTCGAGGTGCCGCACAAGCCGGTGCAGTTGCCACCCCGCATGCGCCACGAAGACTACGCGCGCCAGCCGGTGCCTGCCAGCCTGTACGTGCCCGAAATCTACTGA
- a CDS encoding HD-GYP domain-containing protein, with protein MPASSPFSLVSWLHHADGSPPPANLPVQQWHAWEALCAQLTPLLMQPRQASDFAGALHPLAAELVALTREDPDVAIFHMVHGSEDVLVRYSARHAVHTAMLMALIGRRKDWGDGRTALGVKAALTMNLSIMALQDALARQVMPLTPEQRAEIQAHPEATCQLLAELGVNEPDWLDAVAQHHEQPDGRGYPHGLVKVHPLADAIHTCDVFSAKLSPRASRGRLPAPQAAAEIFRQRSAGYFGATIIRELGLYPPGSLVDLASGERAVVLCRTADAGAPQVAVVTDALACPLPMPLRSGTARQGPHRVLGAAADRAGADTFAPTTLLALR; from the coding sequence ATGCCCGCATCGTCGCCCTTCTCGCTGGTTTCCTGGCTCCATCACGCCGATGGCAGCCCGCCACCAGCCAACCTCCCTGTCCAGCAGTGGCACGCGTGGGAAGCCCTGTGCGCGCAGCTCACGCCCCTGCTGATGCAACCGCGCCAGGCCAGCGACTTCGCCGGCGCCCTGCACCCCCTGGCTGCCGAACTGGTCGCCCTGACGCGGGAAGATCCCGACGTGGCCATCTTCCACATGGTGCACGGCAGCGAGGACGTTCTGGTGCGCTACAGCGCGCGCCATGCCGTGCACACCGCGATGCTGATGGCGCTGATTGGCCGCCGCAAGGATTGGGGCGATGGCCGCACGGCCCTGGGCGTGAAAGCCGCGCTCACCATGAACCTGTCGATCATGGCGCTGCAGGACGCCCTGGCCCGACAGGTGATGCCGCTGACGCCCGAGCAACGCGCCGAAATCCAGGCACACCCCGAGGCGACCTGCCAGTTGCTGGCGGAGCTGGGCGTCAACGAGCCCGACTGGCTGGACGCCGTGGCCCAGCATCACGAGCAGCCCGATGGCCGAGGCTATCCGCATGGCCTGGTCAAGGTCCATCCGCTGGCCGATGCCATCCATACCTGCGACGTGTTCAGCGCCAAGCTCAGTCCGCGAGCCAGCCGGGGGCGCCTGCCCGCGCCGCAGGCCGCCGCAGAGATCTTCCGCCAGCGCAGCGCCGGCTACTTCGGTGCCACCATCATCCGCGAACTGGGGCTGTACCCGCCGGGCAGCCTGGTGGACCTCGCCAGCGGCGAGCGGGCCGTGGTGCTGTGCCGCACGGCCGATGCCGGCGCACCCCAGGTGGCCGTGGTGACCGATGCGCTGGCCTGCCCATTGCCCATGCCACTGCGCTCGGGCACGGCACGGCAGGGCCCGCACCGCGTGCTCGGAGCCGCGGCCGACCGCGCCGGGGCCGACACCTTTGCCCCCACCACGCTGCTGGCCCTGCGCTGA
- a CDS encoding acyltransferase, translating into MSLLAPIKATFAGVVLAVNTLVGFSLMMPLALLKLVLPLRAVRSVADVLLNGIAENWISINNGWIELVGQRGWEIRGAEGFKRQGWYLVSSNHQSWVDILVLQKVFNRRIPLLKFFIKHELIFVPVIGLAWWALDFPFMRRKGGASARQDLEAARKACEKFRVVPTSVISFLEGTRFTPGKQAQQKSPYQHLLKPKTGGIAMALETLGDKLETLVDVTIVYPDGVPTFTDLLCGRVRNVIVTVRQVHIPENLHVAEDGTDPQYRQRLQSWINGLWDAKDAELSALRKGR; encoded by the coding sequence ATGTCCCTTCTTGCTCCGATCAAGGCCACCTTTGCCGGGGTGGTGCTGGCCGTCAACACCCTTGTCGGCTTTTCGCTGATGATGCCGCTGGCCCTGCTCAAGCTGGTGCTCCCACTGCGGGCCGTGCGCAGCGTGGCCGATGTGCTGCTCAACGGCATCGCAGAAAACTGGATCAGCATCAACAACGGCTGGATCGAGCTGGTCGGCCAGCGTGGGTGGGAAATCCGCGGGGCCGAGGGATTCAAGCGCCAGGGCTGGTACCTGGTCAGCAGCAACCACCAGAGCTGGGTCGACATCCTTGTGCTGCAGAAGGTGTTCAACCGCCGCATCCCGCTGCTGAAGTTCTTCATCAAGCACGAACTGATCTTCGTGCCGGTGATCGGCCTGGCATGGTGGGCGCTCGACTTCCCCTTCATGCGCCGCAAGGGCGGGGCCTCGGCCCGTCAGGACCTCGAGGCCGCCCGCAAGGCGTGCGAGAAGTTCCGCGTGGTGCCGACTTCGGTGATCAGCTTCCTGGAAGGCACGCGCTTCACGCCGGGCAAGCAGGCGCAGCAGAAGTCGCCCTACCAGCACCTGCTCAAGCCCAAGACCGGCGGCATCGCCATGGCGCTGGAAACGCTGGGTGACAAGCTCGAGACCCTGGTCGACGTGACCATCGTCTATCCCGATGGCGTGCCGACCTTCACCGACCTGCTGTGCGGCCGTGTGCGCAATGTCATCGTGACGGTGCGTCAGGTGCACATCCCCGAAAACCTGCACGTGGCCGAAGACGGCACCGATCCCCAATACCGCCAGCGTCTGCAGAGCTGGATCAACGGACTGTGGGATGCCAAGGACGCCGAACTGTCGGCGCTGCGCAAAGGCCGTTGA
- a CDS encoding class II aldolase/adducin family protein, producing the protein MTDTASTPLDIPSLKDRVSADEWQLRVDLAAAYRLVALYGWSDLVFTHISARIPGPEHHFLINPYGLMFDEITASSLVKVDQACNKLDDSPFPVNPAGFTIHSAVHAVREDAGCVLHTHTRAGVAVSAQRDGVLPISQQSTFVLASLAYHDYEGVAFREDEKPRLQADLGDRRFLMLRNHGLLTVGRTMADAFLNMYVFESTCQIQIAAQSGGSALTQVNPQIVEGVSHAMKVQTGGLGGAFAWPALIRKLDRIDPSYKT; encoded by the coding sequence ATGACCGACACCGCCAGCACCCCGCTCGACATCCCCTCGCTGAAGGACCGCGTCAGCGCCGACGAGTGGCAGCTGCGCGTCGACCTGGCCGCCGCGTACCGGCTGGTGGCGCTCTACGGCTGGAGCGACCTCGTCTTCACGCACATTTCGGCGCGCATTCCCGGGCCCGAGCACCACTTCCTGATCAACCCCTACGGGCTGATGTTCGACGAAATCACCGCCTCGAGCCTGGTGAAGGTCGACCAGGCCTGCAACAAGCTCGACGACTCGCCCTTCCCGGTCAACCCGGCCGGCTTCACCATCCACAGCGCGGTGCATGCGGTGCGCGAAGACGCGGGCTGCGTGCTGCACACCCACACCCGCGCCGGCGTGGCTGTGTCAGCCCAGCGCGATGGCGTGCTGCCGATCTCGCAGCAAAGCACCTTCGTGCTCGCCTCGCTGGCCTACCACGACTACGAGGGCGTGGCCTTCCGCGAAGACGAGAAGCCGCGCCTGCAGGCTGACCTCGGCGACCGCCGCTTTCTGATGCTGCGCAACCACGGCTTGCTGACCGTGGGCCGCACCATGGCCGACGCCTTCCTCAACATGTACGTGTTTGAGAGCACCTGCCAGATCCAGATTGCTGCGCAAAGCGGTGGCTCGGCCCTGACGCAAGTCAATCCGCAGATCGTGGAAGGCGTTTCGCACGCGATGAAGGTGCAGACTGGCGGACTGGGTGGCGCGTTCGCGTGGCCGGCCCTCATTCGCAAGCTCGACCGCATCGACCCCTCTTACAAGACATGA
- a CDS encoding malonate--CoA ligase yields MRYLYGMNLFTALRAAWPATLDDAAILTEAGRYTWSDLDRGSAMLANLLQSLHLQGVDGRPPVVAAHVDKSVESLLLYLATLRAGCVYLPLNPAYRAAELEYFVQDAQPAVLVCRPDDQEWVIPLAGHGQVEHLFTLGTDRCGSLLSHASLYGDEQEPVARRADDLAAILYTSGTTGRSKGAMLTHGNLLSNARTLLRHWDWRHDDCLVHALPIFHIHGLFVASHCALLSGTPMRWLNAFSPAAVLAQLTDTAAPQATVFMGVPTMYGRLLAHDGLNAEATAGMRLFVSGSAPLLPAAFSAFAARTGHTILERYGMSETGMLCSNPCRAREGERIAGTVGRPLPGVGVRIVDDAGQPLGTGEPGHVEVRGPNVFIGYLGMPDKTAEAFTADGWFRTGDVGRIDEQGRVHLVGRAKDLIISGGFNVYPAEVESHIDRLPGVVESAVIGLPHPDFGEGVVAVIVAETGSTPDEATVITALKASIANFKVPKRVIVVDELPRNAMGKVQKNLLRQAHDGVFTAS; encoded by the coding sequence ATGCGTTACCTTTACGGCATGAACCTGTTCACTGCCTTGCGCGCCGCCTGGCCGGCCACCCTGGACGACGCGGCCATCCTCACCGAAGCGGGCCGCTACACCTGGTCCGACCTGGACCGGGGCAGCGCCATGCTGGCCAATCTGCTGCAGAGCCTGCATCTCCAAGGCGTGGACGGACGACCGCCGGTGGTGGCCGCCCACGTCGACAAGTCGGTCGAGTCGCTGCTGTTGTACCTGGCCACGCTGCGTGCAGGCTGTGTCTACCTGCCGCTCAACCCGGCCTACCGCGCGGCCGAGCTCGAGTACTTCGTTCAGGACGCACAGCCGGCCGTGCTGGTGTGCCGCCCGGACGACCAGGAATGGGTGATCCCGCTGGCGGGCCACGGACAGGTGGAGCACCTGTTCACGCTGGGTACGGACCGCTGCGGCAGCCTGCTGAGCCACGCCAGCCTGTATGGCGACGAGCAGGAACCGGTGGCCCGCCGCGCCGATGACCTCGCGGCCATTCTCTACACCTCGGGCACCACGGGGCGCAGCAAGGGCGCAATGCTGACGCACGGCAACCTGCTGAGCAACGCCCGCACGCTGCTGCGCCACTGGGACTGGCGCCACGACGACTGCCTGGTGCATGCACTGCCCATCTTCCACATCCACGGGCTCTTCGTGGCCTCGCACTGTGCGCTGCTGTCGGGCACACCGATGCGCTGGCTGAATGCCTTCTCGCCCGCGGCGGTGCTGGCCCAGCTCACCGACACGGCCGCGCCGCAGGCCACCGTGTTCATGGGCGTGCCGACGATGTACGGGCGCCTGCTGGCGCACGACGGGCTGAATGCCGAAGCCACTGCCGGCATGCGGCTGTTCGTCAGCGGCTCGGCCCCCTTGCTGCCCGCGGCCTTCAGCGCCTTTGCTGCGCGCACCGGCCACACCATTCTGGAGCGCTACGGCATGAGCGAGACCGGCATGCTGTGCTCCAACCCATGTCGCGCCCGCGAAGGCGAGCGCATCGCGGGCACGGTGGGCCGGCCGCTGCCGGGCGTGGGCGTGCGCATCGTGGACGACGCGGGCCAGCCTCTGGGCACCGGTGAGCCGGGTCACGTGGAGGTGCGCGGCCCCAACGTGTTCATCGGCTACCTCGGCATGCCCGACAAGACCGCCGAAGCCTTCACCGCCGACGGCTGGTTCCGCACCGGCGACGTGGGCCGCATCGACGAACAGGGCCGCGTGCACCTCGTCGGGCGCGCCAAGGACCTCATCATCTCCGGGGGCTTCAATGTCTATCCGGCCGAAGTGGAAAGCCACATCGACCGGCTGCCCGGCGTGGTCGAATCGGCGGTGATCGGCCTGCCTCACCCTGACTTCGGCGAGGGCGTCGTGGCCGTGATCGTGGCCGAAACCGGCAGCACCCCGGACGAAGCCACCGTGATCACCGCGCTGAAGGCCAGCATCGCCAACTTCAAGGTGCCCAAGCGCGTGATCGTGGTCGACGAACTGCCGCGCAACGCCATGGGCAAGGTGCAGAAGAACCTGCTGCGTCAGGCCCACGACGGGGTGTTCACCGCCTCGTGA
- a CDS encoding serine hydrolase domain-containing protein, with translation MPLLQPLFSSRCRRRLIGAALVLSALAHPMPVRAGLLDDVPVGIGFAAWDLCTRVLATGDDEARVRTRYTGPKVSPLPWIWRVRQGADEVEVKTWLPVPGWRRVAVHRPGLGCTLLPPGMDRATWLRTSPALKPPGRPPALTPAQAGRPWPEGEGPAQAPPAHTALPVALERAAASLFAEATDDRRARQNTHAVLVLHQGRLVYERYAPGYGPDSLLPGWSMTKSLTALWAGALLGRGVLALDQPLGLPVWAGTEKAGITWRHALNLAPGLAWDEGHSGFSSVSDMLFLHGDHAAYAAAMPLEAAPGTRFNYSTGTSALLGAAIRHRLGGDAQRTLDSLWQDLLAPLGVRVGFVEPDATGTPAAGARGVLRPRDWLRLGELVRLDGQWQGRTVVPPGFVAFMRAPSPANAGYGAGLRRYDPALMPVTVPRDVAYFTGLMGQFMVILPSQQLVLLRMGVSLDKEETRRRVFDAAQALARASQEPREPVLAQAAGR, from the coding sequence ATGCCGCTGTTGCAGCCTTTGTTCTCCTCGCGTTGTCGTCGCCGCCTCATCGGGGCGGCGCTGGTGCTGAGCGCGCTCGCGCACCCGATGCCCGTGCGCGCGGGCCTGCTCGATGACGTGCCCGTGGGCATCGGCTTTGCGGCCTGGGACCTCTGCACCCGGGTGCTGGCCACCGGGGATGACGAAGCCCGAGTGCGCACGCGCTACACCGGGCCCAAGGTGAGCCCGCTGCCGTGGATCTGGCGGGTGCGGCAGGGCGCCGACGAGGTCGAGGTCAAGACCTGGCTGCCGGTGCCCGGATGGCGACGTGTGGCGGTGCATCGGCCGGGGCTGGGCTGCACGCTCCTTCCCCCAGGAATGGACCGCGCCACCTGGCTGCGCACCAGCCCGGCCCTGAAGCCGCCCGGCCGGCCCCCAGCGCTGACACCGGCACAGGCCGGCCGACCCTGGCCCGAGGGCGAAGGCCCGGCCCAGGCGCCGCCCGCGCACACCGCGTTGCCCGTGGCCCTCGAGCGCGCCGCTGCTTCGCTGTTTGCTGAAGCGACGGACGACCGGCGGGCGCGCCAGAACACGCATGCGGTGCTGGTGCTGCACCAGGGACGGCTGGTGTACGAGCGTTACGCACCGGGCTATGGCCCGGACAGCCTGCTGCCCGGCTGGTCGATGACGAAGTCGCTGACCGCGCTGTGGGCCGGCGCCCTGCTCGGGCGGGGTGTGCTGGCGCTCGACCAGCCCCTGGGCCTGCCCGTGTGGGCCGGCACGGAAAAAGCGGGGATCACGTGGCGGCACGCGTTGAACCTCGCGCCCGGCCTGGCGTGGGACGAAGGCCACTCGGGTTTCAGTTCTGTCTCGGACATGCTGTTCTTGCACGGCGACCACGCGGCCTATGCCGCGGCCATGCCGCTGGAGGCCGCGCCCGGCACCCGCTTCAACTACTCCACCGGCACCAGCGCCCTGCTGGGGGCTGCCATCCGTCACCGGCTGGGCGGCGACGCCCAACGCACCCTCGACAGCCTTTGGCAAGACCTGCTGGCGCCGCTGGGCGTGCGCGTGGGCTTTGTGGAGCCCGATGCGACCGGCACGCCGGCCGCCGGCGCGCGCGGGGTGCTGCGCCCGCGTGACTGGCTCCGTCTGGGTGAACTCGTGCGGCTGGATGGGCAGTGGCAGGGCCGCACGGTGGTGCCGCCCGGGTTTGTCGCCTTCATGCGGGCGCCATCGCCGGCCAACGCGGGATACGGCGCGGGCCTGCGCCGGTACGACCCTGCGCTGATGCCCGTCACCGTGCCGCGGGACGTCGCCTATTTCACCGGCCTGATGGGCCAGTTCATGGTCATCCTGCCGAGCCAGCAACTCGTGCTGCTGCGCATGGGTGTGTCGCTCGACAAGGAGGAAACGCGTCGCCGCGTGTTCGATGCGGCGCAGGCCCTGGCGCGCGCCAGCCAGGAGCCGCGTGAGCCCGTGCTCGCCCAGGCGGCCGGGCGTTGA